The genomic DNA GCATCTCTGGTGCTAATCCCACAATTTTCATCAGTTGTAGCACCCGGATTTTTTCTTGTTCGGGAGTCAAATTTTCGAAGTTTTTCAAGGGTTCCGCAATGATACTTTCCACCCGTTTACGCGGGTTCAAACTCGAAAAGGAATCTTGAAAGATCATTTGTACTTCTTTATCGTAGTTCAACTTTTCGCGTTCGTGTTTGGTATCAATCGGGTGCCCTTCAAATTCAATCTTGCCGGCAGTCGCCTTTTCTAATCCGATGATTGTCCGACCAGTGGTTGATTTTCCGGATCCTGATTCACCAACCAAGCCAAATGATTCTCCGGGTTCAATGGAAAAGCTGATTCCATCAACGGCGTAAACCTTATCAACCACGCGATTGAAAAACCCGCCCCGAATCGGAAAGTGAACTTTTAAATCATTAACAGTTAACAAGTTCATGCGTCACTTTCCTCCTTAAAGTAAAAATGTTGATAACAGGTACAACGGACTTCGTGTCCATCCGCTAAGCGGTGCATTTTCGGATGTGCTTCATGGTCACCTTTCGGAATCCAGGGGATCCGCGGAGCAAAGGCATCTCCCGTTTTGGGCATCTTTTGCAGTGATGGAACGGAGCCTTGAATCACGTATAAATCATCGTTTTCACTGTCCGCTTGGGGAATTGATTTTAATAATGACCGGGTGTAGGGATGTTTTGGCTGATTAAAAATCTGTTCCACCGTGCCCTTTTCCACGATTTTACCGGCATACATCACGTGCACGTAATCGGCGGTTTCGGCCACCACCCCTAAGTCGTGAGTGATGAGAATGATGCTAGCGTGGTTTTCAGTTTGAATGTGGCGGAGTAGGTCTAGAATTTGAGCTTGAATCGTAACATCCAGAGCAGTTGTTGGTTCATCCGCAATGATGAAGTCTGGCTTACAGGCAATCGCAATCGCAATGACAACCCGTTGCCGCATCCCGCCAGATAGTTGGTGGGGAAATTGATGCGCAGTTCGTTTCGGATCAACGATTCCAACCTGATCTAACAGATCCAGCACCCGAGCATGCCGTTCATGAGCGTTTAAATCGGTATGGTAAATCAGTGTTTCTTGAATCTGTTCTTCAATCCGCTTCAAGGGGTCGAGGGCTGACAGGGGATCTTGAAAGATCATTCCAATTTTGGCGCCCCGAATCTGATTGTATGTATGTTCGTCAAGCTGAGTTAAATCTTGTCCTTCAAACTCAATTTCACCACTAATCTTCGTTTCGGCTGGATCCTGCAAGCCCATGATTGAATTAACCAACGTGCTCTTGCCACACCCAGATTCACCCACAATTGCTAAAATTTCATCCTGTTTAATTTTCAGATTGATTTCAGAAATCGCTGGATAAAATTTTCCGTCAATTTTAAATGAAGTGGTTAGATTCTTAACCGTAAGCAGTGTTTGTCGTTTTGTCGTCGGTGCTGTCATAAAATCGTCTCCAAGCCAATAACTTAACTTTAATTTAAATTTCACTCATTATATGACGCATTTTCCAAACTTACAATATTATTTTTTAATTTTCATCAGTAAATGACGAACTTATTTAAATTTTTCTGATTTTGAATTCGCTTTCATCCTATTTTTATCACCAGTTGTAACCAGATTCTTAAACCGGAAGAAAAATTTTATTTTTTCTACATTAATTTTGGTTTAATTATTTATGCAAATGAAAAAGCGCCTCCTCATTGCATTTTCAGCAATAAGCAGACGCTTATTTTGTTACTTAATTTTATCAAGATTGAATTCTAGTCATGGCGCAACGATTTCCCCGTCAATTTCCAATATACAAACGAAATCACAGAGTTCAAAACGTAGTAAATGTACTTGCCGACGTTCGCCCAGTTGCCCATCGTTACGTTCCGAATCAATTGCAGCACGTTATAAACACCCCAAGCAGTCCACTGGGATTTCACTTTGAACACGTTTAACGTGTCGGCCATCAGGGAAAACGAGAAGACCAACGACGTCATGATGAACAAAAAGTTAACCTGGCGAAACGCGAAGTAGTTAATCCCAAAGCTAACTAGCACAGCCAAGACCGCAATCATCGGCATCACCACTTTAGCATGAGGAACCGTTCCCTTGCGGTTTTTAAAAATGGTCCGCCACGTGCACCAAGCCAACATG from Fructilactobacillus ixorae includes the following:
- a CDS encoding nicotinamide mononucleotide transporter translates to MQMTSKRKNQIIRWAYQTAGSNWFDYLGVALVLVATLSAGYYATTMAQSPIPWLRTSSWKWFPLGIVSTISAVLSVLSTRYVGKLNNLGNLIGFINIVIAGFVDYALGNFGAIYTYPISFVLNMLAWCTWRTIFKNRKGTVPHAKVVMPMIAVLAVLVSFGINYFAFRQVNFLFIMTSLVFSFSLMADTLNVFKVKSQWTAWGVYNVLQLIRNVTMGNWANVGKYIYYVLNSVISFVYWKLTGKSLRHD
- a CDS encoding ABC transporter ATP-binding protein, encoding MTAPTTKRQTLLTVKNLTTSFKIDGKFYPAISEINLKIKQDEILAIVGESGCGKSTLVNSIMGLQDPAETKISGEIEFEGQDLTQLDEHTYNQIRGAKIGMIFQDPLSALDPLKRIEEQIQETLIYHTDLNAHERHARVLDLLDQVGIVDPKRTAHQFPHQLSGGMRQRVVIAIAIACKPDFIIADEPTTALDVTIQAQILDLLRHIQTENHASIILITHDLGVVAETADYVHVMYAGKIVEKGTVEQIFNQPKHPYTRSLLKSIPQADSENDDLYVIQGSVPSLQKMPKTGDAFAPRIPWIPKGDHEAHPKMHRLADGHEVRCTCYQHFYFKEESDA